CAATCCAGGGGCACACCGGTATTACCGAATATCTGCTGGAACGCGGTGCCGTTACCGGCGCGCAGGATATTTCGGGCGCGACGCCGCTGCACGAAGCGGTACGCTACGGCAACACGGATATAGCCCGGCTGCTGCTGAAAGCTGGTGCGAATGTGAACGCACGGGACAACCTCGGCAAAACGCCCATTCTGCTCATTATCCCGCAAAACAGACAAGTTGAAATATATACGCTGCTCATTTCGTACAAGGCGAACATAAACGCAAAAGACATGTACGGCGACACCGCGCTCCATATTGCAACAATGAGCGGCGCGGACGTTTCAACGCTCACGCAGTTTACCGCCGCCGGCGCGGACATCAACGAGCGCAACAAACAGGGCGTTACGCCGCTGGCGCTTGCCGTTGAGCACCAGAAAACGAGTCTGGTTTCGTTTTACGCCCGAAACGGCGCAGATATCCACGCCGAAGACACGATGGGCAACACCCCTCTTACCAGAGCGCTCAAACAGGGTTCCGACATGCTGTCCAAACTGGTAATCGCGGCCAACATTGCATCCCGCGATTCGTACGGCAACACACCGCTGCACATAGCGGTTATGACGGCAACACCGGATGGCAGCGCGGCAACGAAAAACTATTCCGAGACGTTGCAAGAAGAACTCGCCTATCTGTATTCGCTCAGTTCCGAAGTCAACGCCCGAAACCGAAACGGCGACACGCCGCTTTCCATCGCCGTACAGCGGAACATCCGCAGCGCCGGCGAATACCTGCTTTCCCGAAACGCGGACGTATTTTCGGCAAATAACGAAGATTATTCGCCGCTGCGAATCGCGCTCGAATCGAATTCGGATACCAAAAATTGGCTGCTCACGTCCCAAGTCATAAAAGCCACCGACGGCAGCGGTAACACGCCGCTGCATTACGCCGCCGAATGGGGACTGACGAACGCAGTCGCGCTGCTCACCGAAAAAGGCGCGGCGCCGAACGCAAAAAATGCCAACGGAGAAACGCCGCTTTTCAACGCGATAAAATCGAACAATCCGGCAATCATCGCGGAACTTATCGCAAAAGGCGCGTCGAAAGACGCGCGGGATTATCTGGGTAACACGCCGATCCACGCGTGCGTCCGCTGGAATGCGAAAGACGCCGCCTACGCGCTCATTCGGGCGGGAACGAATCTTGACGCACAGAACATTTCCGGAAAAACGCCGCTCAGTGAAGCCGCCAGATCCGGCAAAATCGATATGGTGATACTGCTGCTCGATAACGGCGCCGACATAAACGCGTCGGACGCAACGGGAAAAACGGTTCTCATCGACGCGATTCAGAGCGGCAGCACTGAATTGGTCAAACTGCTCCTTGCGCGCGGCGCCTCTCCGCTCATACAGGAAATGTACGGACGGAACGCGTTTCACGAAGCGGCTATCGCGGGCAATCCCGAAATGATCACCATAATCCGCGAAGCCGGCGGCAATCCGCTCGCACGGGACACTAACGGCAACACGCCGTTTTCGCTCGTGCTGAACAAGGGACTCGATACTATCAAAGCGGTTCTCGGAAGCAATCCGAATCTGATAGACTCGGACAGCAATACGCCGATTCATATCGCCGTAGAAGAAAAAGCACCGCCGAGCGTGCTTACCATGCTGATAGAAATGAAATATCCGCTCAACCGGCGCAACAGTTCCGGCATGACACCGCTCACGATGGCGATTTCAACCGACGCGGATGAATTGGCTTCCATTCTGATCGAAAACGGCGCCGATCCGTACATTTCGGATAATTCGGGAGAGTGCGCGGTCTCCGCAGCGATCAAGCTGAATAAACCGGTGCTCGATCAGATCGTAAAATTGGCGGGAACCAAAACCGATATCACCGGAGAAGGAATTCTGCATTACGCGGCCCGCCTGGCCGACGAAGACACGGTAAAACGGCTTCTGTCGATGGGACTTGACCGAAGTAAACGCAGTATCACCGGAGAAACGCCGTACGACATCGCCGTTCGGTGGCAGCGCCCTGAAATTGCGGCACTTTTAAAATAAACGGCAGAACCGTTTAAAACGGACGGCGAAAACGACGCCGTCCGTTTTCAGGTAGAGCGGAAATCACTTGAGCGAATCCGCCAATTCCAGCATTTTGCGGAAAGCGCTGTCTGCCTTTTTGAGTTCCCGGGAACCGCGCGTTATTTTGCACAAACTCATACTGAACATCCGCGCGATCTCCCGCTGCGTCGTTCCCTTATCGATCTCCCGCACCAGCAGCCAGCGTTTCGCGATATCCTGCCGCTCGGAAGCGGTAAAAAGACAGCCGAAAAAATCTTCTATCAGCGTAACATCCGTCGTTGCCGCAAGCAGCTTGCACACTTCGTGCAGCCCCTGCTCTTGTAATTGTTCATCCATAGCTATAGTATACTTGCTTTCCGCAAAAAAAAACAGTATATTCTTGCAATGAGTGAATCGACAATTTGGAAAGACGAAAAATACACGGAAGTGTTTGAAGAAGAATTGCGCGGCATCGAACGCCGCATGGCGAACGATACGGCCTGTACGATCGATGACATAAAAGGAATACTCGACCATCTGTACATCAGCGAAGGAAACAACTGGGAAGGTCGCGGTCCGCTGGGAGACACCGTCATGGCGGCGACGATCGCCGCATACGAACAGTTTATCGCGGATTACCGAGCGCGCTGAGCAAACGGCACCGGCACGGCACGGACAGAGTGCACTGAACGAACGGCACCAGCACGGCACGGACAGAGTGCGCTGAACGAACGGAGTGCGCTGAGCAAATTACAGTGACAGCGAATAAAGCCCCGCTATCGCCCTATTCCGAATAAGTCACGGATATTGGCGTCTACCAGCGCGGACAGCGTTTCCGGCGGAAGATTAAGCGCGTCGGCGACGTACCGGTATACGAGTTCCACCAGCACCGGCGTATTCGGTTTTCCGCGGTACGGTACGGGCGCCAAATACGGCGAATCCGTTTCCAAAAGGAGCCGGTCGCGCGGAATGAACCGCAGCAAATCGGTCATTTCGGGCATTTTTGAACGCTTGGTATACGTGACGGCACCGGAAAACGAAACGTACCAGCCGCGGTCGATAAAAGCGCGCGCCTCGGCGATGCCGTACGAATAGCAATGAATAACGCCGCAATCGTAACCGACGTTGGCAATACAGGAAAGCGTCCCGTCGAACGCGTCACGGGAATGCACGATAACCGGCAGTCCGAATTTACGGGCCAGCTCGAGCTGCATTTCAAACAGTTCCGCCTCGCCGGTAAGCATTGCGGCGGAAAAATCGGACTCGCTGCGATTGTCCGCACCGGAAGGGTTCCAATGATGATCAAGACCGCATTCGCCGAGCGCGCACAGTTTTTTGCCTTTGAAAGACAGCAGCGTATCGGCGGAACGCGCCGCGCTTATCCGGCGTTCCAGTTCCGCAACCTGCTCGAACCGGGCGCCGATCGCTTCGGGAGCAGGCCAAATTCCCGCGGAAAAATACAATAAATCCAGCAGTTTTGAGCGAAGCGCGTCGTCGCGCACCGCAGAAACAGCGGAGTCCGCTGCGGCAAGCCGTGCGTCGAGATCGTCGCAGTGCGTTCCTATTTCGAGCGCAAAAAACGCGGAACGAGAAGCCAACGCGGAAAACGCTTCGCTCATATCGACGCCGCGCTCGGCAGTATGCAGTAAATGAAAATGGGTATCGGAAAACATAGCCGTAATAATACCGCAGACGCACGCGAAAGGCAAGCAATTCGGAAAAAACGTTCGGCCGAATACCGGGATTTTCCAAGCCTCGGGATTTTTCTGAAAGTTAATGTTTTCCCAAACACCGATCTTTTCCGAGACACAGTATTGCAACAGCGATTTCCCGTACGAGGCTTTTTCGCAATAAATCGGAATCCGGTATAAAATAAAAAAACGGTACCATTTCCGGAAAAATGATACCGTTTCAATTTTATCGGGCAGGCGGGATTTGAACCCGCGACCTCTAAGTCCCGAACCTAGCGCGCTACCAACTGCGCTACTGCCCGTTTTTCTCTCTGAAAGAGAACGCCCATCCTTGCCGGATGGGCGTTAGCGGGAGCGACGGGGCTTGAACCCGCGATCTTCGGCTTGACAGGCCGACGCGATAACCAGCTTCGCTACGCCCCCGTGATGTTTGACAATATATCATAAACGGCGGAGAAGTGTCAAGCACTATTCTTTATTTTTCCGGAAAAAATTCCTTTTCTCCGATCCCCGACGCCGGGAATTCAAAACTCCACCAAGCGCCGGAGCAAAACCGCTCAATCAGCTGACAATCAACTGATGAAGATTTTCCAGTCTGTTCGCTGCATTCTTCAGTTTTATGGCAGTCTCATTCTCTGTTGCCGTGGCACCCGAAAAATTCTCTATTCCCACGGAAATTTGCCGAACTGTCGAAACGATCTGGTCAAAAGCCGCCGACTGCTGGTAAATAATCTCTTTTATCTGAACGGCGGACTCTACGGTAACTTCCGACGATTTCTGAATTTCATTGAATTTTTCTTTCAGTAAACTTGAAAGTTCAAGACCTTCTTTTATCTTTTCCGTACCGCTTTCAGAGGTGATTATCAGAGTGTCCGACGAATGCTGAATTTCCGCAATACGCTCCTTTATCTGGTTAACGGAATTCGTAATCCCGGAGGCAAGTCGGCGCACTTCATTTGCAACGATGTGAAAATTTCTGCCGGACTCCCCTGCGCCGGAGGCCTCAAGTTCCGCATTGAACGCAATAATCCGCGTCTGATCTGCAATATCGTTGATAATTTTTACGATATCCCAGACACTGCCGATTTTGTCTCCCAGCTCTTTTATTCCGCCGATTATGGAGATATTCGCATCTGTAATTTCATTCATTTTGTCAAGATTCTGCTGCAGCGTGTCAAATCCTGCCGAAACATTCTGCGCGGTGTTTTCAGCCACTGCCGTAACGTCCGCAATTTTCTCCGCTATCCCGCGCGTCTGTGCGTCCGTTTCTTCCATAGTTGCAAGAATTTCCTTTACTCCGGTAGACTGCTCAAGCGAAGTGGAGGCGGTACTTTCAGAAATCTCGGATATTTCTTCTATTGGTTCAGCCATCGTTTTTCCGATGCCACGAATATCATCGAGAATCGAGCGGAACAGAACGACAACTTTATTCACCAGCGCAATGTTATACGAAATCTCATTGTCGTAGTCCGTAGGTGTAAGCGTAACGGTAAAAACGTCGTTGGTTATGATGTTGTTCATTGCAGACTGCAAATGATGCGTAGAGTCAAGAATACGGGATAAAAATGAATACACGGATGCAATGCAGACGACGATATTAATTGCAAGAATTGCAATCAGCCGAGGCAGTTGTTCCCGCGTAATCCCCAATGACACCTGCGCACGGATAAAACCGTTCCCTGCGTCCGAAACACTGTTGTGGAAAAAATAGCATATATACAGCAGAATGAAATTGATTGCAGAAAAAACAACGGGAATTATTACAAAGGTTATGAAAGTTTTTTCATACTGTTCACCAAACCATTTTCTTTCATCAAGAATTTTCTGATCAATTCCCTGTCCTACAAGCTCCGCCTCATATTTTGAGCAGATTTTTTTGGTATAGCTGAATTCCAAAAGACATGCTATATATGAGCCGAAATAGCAAGAGAATAAGGTGCAAAGGCTTATATACAAGTTTGATTTCAATACGAAGTAGTATCCGCAAAAAAGCAGATTGCTGCTTAGAAAAAAATAAAGCAGCGTACTAATCCTGTTGCGCTCCGGCACTTTGTGCAGATGCAGAAAAAGTTCCGTTCGCTCGCCGACGGAAAATTCCCTTATGCGGAATTCATCAATCAACTTTGACGTTCTGCCCATAATCATTTTATTCGTAATCGGAGCAAGCCCGAACTGCGCTATAAAAATCATCATGACAACGAATAGTATGAACTGCCAGTATATCCGTATATCGATATTGATGATTAATAGCGAATACGTAAGCAGAACCCAGCCGCACAGAATATTCGGCAGAATGCACACCCGTTCACACTGTGCCAAAAACGATTTTTTCTTACCAGTTTGATTGCTCATATTGTTACGCTCCCTGAATGTCCTCTTTCGGCTGAAGATTCTGCAGTTTCTCTGAAATATTGCACAGATGCTCAGCCGATGTATTTATCGTATGCGTGGAAACGGAGAAGGTCTCCACCGCAGCGGAAAGTTGCCGCAACGTTACGACAATCTGCTCGAATGCAGCCGTCTGCTGTTCGATGATGAATTTGATTTCTTCCGAAGAAGCGTTCGCCTTTTGCGAAGATTCTTTAAGGCCGGTAAAGTTGCCGTATAGTTCCTTCACGATCTCATTGCCAGCTGCAACTTTTTTGCTTCCGTTTAAAGACAGCGTAAGCAGTTTCTCAGACGAATGCTGGATTTCTATAATCTTGTTTCGTATCTCATTCGTAGACTGAATCGTATTGTTCGTAAGCCGGCGGATTTCGTTGGAAACCTGATGGAAATTCTTTCCCGATTTTCCGGCACTTGCAGCTTCAAGCTCCGCGTTGAAAGCTATGATATTCGTCTGATCTGCAATGGAATTTATGATTCCCACGATGTCGGAAATTCCTGAAATTTTACCGCTGAGCGTTTTTATGCCCTCCAAAGTAACCTCGTTCGCCTGATTGATTTCCGAAAGTTTCTGCATGTTCTGCTGAAGTATATTGAATCCATCGTAGATAACTTCCGTAGTACGCCTTGCAACGAGAGACACTTCTCCTATTTTTGAAAATATATTCTGAGCCAACTTGTCGGATTCTTCCATTGCAGACAGCAGCTCCTTTATACCGGAACTTTGTTCAAGCGAGGTCGCCGCCGTCTGCTTGGAAATGACGGAAAGTTCGTTGCTCGCTTCTATGACTTGTGCACTTATATCGGTACTGGCCTTGAGAATTTTCTGAAGGATATCCGAGATGGTGTTTATAAGATGAATATTGTACATGAATTCATTCGATAAATCAGTTCGGGAATGACTGATATTGTGAAGATTATTCCTATTCATGTCTTGCAAAATCGTATTTGTAAAATTAATCGATTCCATCATACGCTTGAACAGCATTGCAGAAAGCGTGCAGTAAAACACAAGGTTCATGACAAAAATGATGCAAACCCTCAGCAATGCGATTTGGAACGAGGAAGAAATGACGAACGATCGCCATGATATACTCATAAAAAATATGTTCACCAGTATAATCGGACCGAAAATATGAAAAACTACCAGTTTTGCAGACGGTGTCCCGAAGCTGTGTTTCTGTTTTATCTCTACCTCGGAAACGCCCTGCCCGACAATTTTTGCAGCATATCCGGAACAGATTTTCTGCGTCTGTACAATCGCAAACACAAATCCGGCATATGCACCAAAAAAACCCGAGCACAGCGCCATAACAGCGACGTCCTGCAAAGCCCCTGCAAAAGTACAGCATAGGATAACCCAGCAGATAACACCGGCATAAAACACACAAAACACCTGTACGCCGACCTTCTCCGGAATTTCCATCACCTGGCGCATAAGCGTTGTACGCTCCCGCTCCGTGGACTCATAGTTGCCAAACCATTCCAAATCGTCGGACAGTCTTTTTGTTATCAACTTATTTGTAAACGGAGCCACCAAAAACTGAAGCACAAGACATATGCAAATTCCTAATAGAACGACCATAGGAATTCGGTCTTTCGGCAGCTGGATTGTTACCATCATATATAGGACGGTCGTAAGTCCCGTAAGTAGATTGGGAAGCATACCGGCCGCAAGCACCTCTTTCTCAAAGTTGCTGCGCTTTGCACCGCCCAATCCGGCGGCCTTTTTTGAAAAAATCATTTCTATCCTCCAATGGTATTCCTTTTTTATTTTGACGTAAGAGCAATGGCACCGTCCCAATTTTCCGGTTTTTTCTCCATGAATTCAACACATCGCTGCTTCATCAGGCAGGCGGACTTATCCTCCGGAGAATGTCTTAATGCCTCCTCAAAATATGAAAGCGCAAGACTGAACGCGCCGTTCATATACATGCTCAGGCCTTTCTCATATACCTGCACGTACGCATCATTTAAAGGCTGCAAATCCGAGCGGTAAATACGCACTCCCTGATTCTTGCCTTTTACCTTCACCGTATCAACCTGCATAAGATTGTAGCCGGCGCGAAGATTTTCTTTTGCTGCCTCCGAAAGTATGATTTTCACACCGTACTGCTTGGTAAGGCCTTCAAGCCGCGAGGCAAGATTTACCGAATCTCCTATGACCGTATAATCAATCTTATCTTCACAGCCGATATTTCCGACGATAACTTCCCCGTAGTGAACTCCGATTCCCACATCAAATTTCACTCCTGCGGGGAGCTCTAAAGATGACAATGAAATTTCAGGCAGAACGGAAATCATCTCAAGCGCCGCATCCGCAGCCCGCGAAGCGTTATCGACATAGCTTACGGGAGCACCGAAAATTGCCATTATCGCATCTCCTATGAATTTATCAATTGAACCGCCGTGCTTTTTTATTATGGAAACCATGCGCGTAAAATAGCCGTTCAGAAAATCAACGACGCTTTCCGGCTGATTGACTTCGCTGATGTTGGTAAAATTCCGTATATCACAGATTAAAATCGCAACCTTTCGCTTTTCATTGGAAGCTTTTTTTTCCGTGTTGTCTGCTTTTATCAAATCATCAATAATTTCCGCCGGAACGAATTTCGAGAATGCAGAGCGCAGCCGGCTTTCCACTAAATGAGATTTTCTGAAACGTACTGCTTCCTCAAGAACAAATCCCAAATTTCTGCATAAATACTCCAGAGACGAAGATTCCTTGTCCGTAAAAAAGGCGCTCCGCTTTGACGCAATATGAAGCGTTCCTATAAAAGATGCACCGTCGATAGGAAAATGCAGGTACGAATTAAAATCTTTGCCGTCCGATACTTCCGCTCCATCTGAAATTTCCTTTGTCCGGCAGGAAAATCCGGCAAGATTGCCCGAACATGACTGAAAATCTTTTTCGCAAATCTTATAGAATGAATTTTCCGTCACGGCAAAATGGTCGATGCCTGTATGATAAAAACAGAGGGGCTCGTCGTTCAAAAAAAGGGCAATCGCATCAAATGTACACAGAGATCGAATTGTCTTAAAAATTTCTTTGACCAATACGTCCGTATCATGCACGAACGGAGATAAGCCGAGTATGGAATTTAAAAGCAGATAGTAGTGACGGCTCCGCTCAATTTCATTGATCACGGTAAGCGTCAAATCCGTTTCACACCGAGCGGAATGAAGCGCTGCCGCTTCATTCCGCTTGAACGCTTCCACGGCGACGTTTTCTTCTGCCGGCGGCTTTACGGAAAAACTTTCCCTAAGCGCCAGAACCAGATTTTCAACGGAATTCCGCTCAAGCGTTACGATATGATTCGCACCTGAATGCTTCGTCCAAAAATCATTATCGGCACTGTCCGTGGAAAACAGGATAAACGGAACGGAATTGCGCTCAAAGTAATTCTTTACAATGCAGCAAAGCTGCGTTCCGGAAATCGTTTTTAATCTGACGTCCGACAGAATGCAGTCGACGTTGTTGTCCAGAATGTACATTCCAGCATCTTTACCGTCGTCAAAGCACATAACGTCAAACGATTCGTCTTTCAGACGGGACGAGATCAGCTGAGTCAGCAAGGCGGAGGTTTCTGCCAATACTATCTTTTTATCCATGCGATAACAGCTCCTTTGCCTTTTCAATTAAATTCTCACGTTCAAAATCCGATTTCACAATATAACCCTGCGCACCCATTTTGCTCACTTTTGCCGCGGTATCGCTCTCAAACACGGACGAAACGACGATGACCGGAATATCCGAAAACTCCGCCGTATGACGCATATTATGGAGAAGAACAAAACCGTCCATGCGCGGCATTTTTATATCGGTAACGACCAAATCAAACCTGCGACCCTTTAGCTTTTCCAGCGCCTCAATTCCGTCGCAAGCTGTATCAACAGCATAATGCTCCGATTCCAAAATGATTTTTTCTATGTTTCGTGTCGTATGGGAATCATCCACTATAAGGACGGAACGGACTTTTGCAGTCTTTTTTACCTCAAGCTCTTTTTCACTGTATATGCTTAATGACCTGAAGCGCTCCATGCAGTTCGGAATATTGAGAACAGGAATAATCCGGTAGTTTTCATCAAACACGACACCTTGCAATCCTTCCACATTCTTCAGAAGCGGAGGAACGGGCTTTATTACGACAGTCTTATAATACAACACTTCGTCAAGCATGACGGCGATTTTCCTGTTCAGATATTCAATCACGATGACGGGCACCTCGGCATCTGAAAGCGCATACGTTCCCGAAAGATTTCCGATAATCGCATCAAAATCATACAGCGGCACGAGCTCATTATGTAAATTCACCACCGGACCTTTCTGCATCATCAAAAACGACGACCGGGGAACGGTAAGGATTTCTTTGACATAATGGGAAAGAACCAGATACGTATTTTTTCCCTGACGGATAAAAAGACCGTCCTGCGTTGCCAATGAAAACGGCAGAACGAGTTCTATGGCAGTTCCTTTGTGCCGATCGCTTGTTATGGAGATTTTGCCTTTCAAACGATCCATCTCCGAGCGTACGACGTCCATTCCCACGCCCCTGCCGGAAAGTTCGGAAACGGTGTCACGAGTGGAAAAACCTGATT
This sequence is a window from Treponema brennaborense DSM 12168. Protein-coding genes within it:
- a CDS encoding ankyrin repeat domain-containing protein, coding for MYLTVSIGCISTSETNTKPVQPEEQSIQHMILAGDSAAAKAAFQIENNPDAADEQGNTALHAAAQVNDAELVAFFLSAGASAELKNNASDTPLHVAIKNDSLKSAQILAATGNTIFARDASGKTAFELGIQKSSDYFDILITNQTAKITDSSGQTIIHYIVKNQNTAALDNALQKKLPLSAADNGGNTPLALALHAHTSVASIKMAAKLLLAGAVPERSQYAYFEDAVIARNPSLRFDDGQTPLHLAAIQGHTGITEYLLERGAVTGAQDISGATPLHEAVRYGNTDIARLLLKAGANVNARDNLGKTPILLIIPQNRQVEIYTLLISYKANINAKDMYGDTALHIATMSGADVSTLTQFTAAGADINERNKQGVTPLALAVEHQKTSLVSFYARNGADIHAEDTMGNTPLTRALKQGSDMLSKLVIAANIASRDSYGNTPLHIAVMTATPDGSAATKNYSETLQEELAYLYSLSSEVNARNRNGDTPLSIAVQRNIRSAGEYLLSRNADVFSANNEDYSPLRIALESNSDTKNWLLTSQVIKATDGSGNTPLHYAAEWGLTNAVALLTEKGAAPNAKNANGETPLFNAIKSNNPAIIAELIAKGASKDARDYLGNTPIHACVRWNAKDAAYALIRAGTNLDAQNISGKTPLSEAARSGKIDMVILLLDNGADINASDATGKTVLIDAIQSGSTELVKLLLARGASPLIQEMYGRNAFHEAAIAGNPEMITIIREAGGNPLARDTNGNTPFSLVLNKGLDTIKAVLGSNPNLIDSDSNTPIHIAVEEKAPPSVLTMLIEMKYPLNRRNSSGMTPLTMAISTDADELASILIENGADPYISDNSGECAVSAAIKLNKPVLDQIVKLAGTKTDITGEGILHYAARLADEDTVKRLLSMGLDRSKRSITGETPYDIAVRWQRPEIAALLK
- a CDS encoding Trp family transcriptional regulator, which codes for MDEQLQEQGLHEVCKLLAATTDVTLIEDFFGCLFTASERQDIAKRWLLVREIDKGTTQREIARMFSMSLCKITRGSRELKKADSAFRKMLELADSLK
- a CDS encoding TatD family hydrolase yields the protein MFSDTHFHLLHTAERGVDMSEAFSALASRSAFFALEIGTHCDDLDARLAAADSAVSAVRDDALRSKLLDLLYFSAGIWPAPEAIGARFEQVAELERRISAARSADTLLSFKGKKLCALGECGLDHHWNPSGADNRSESDFSAAMLTGEAELFEMQLELARKFGLPVIVHSRDAFDGTLSCIANVGYDCGVIHCYSYGIAEARAFIDRGWYVSFSGAVTYTKRSKMPEMTDLLRFIPRDRLLLETDSPYLAPVPYRGKPNTPVLVELVYRYVADALNLPPETLSALVDANIRDLFGIGR
- a CDS encoding methyl-accepting chemotaxis protein, yielding MSNQTGKKKSFLAQCERVCILPNILCGWVLLTYSLLIINIDIRIYWQFILFVVMMIFIAQFGLAPITNKMIMGRTSKLIDEFRIREFSVGERTELFLHLHKVPERNRISTLLYFFLSSNLLFCGYYFVLKSNLYISLCTLFSCYFGSYIACLLEFSYTKKICSKYEAELVGQGIDQKILDERKWFGEQYEKTFITFVIIPVVFSAINFILLYICYFFHNSVSDAGNGFIRAQVSLGITREQLPRLIAILAINIVVCIASVYSFLSRILDSTHHLQSAMNNIITNDVFTVTLTPTDYDNEISYNIALVNKVVVLFRSILDDIRGIGKTMAEPIEEISEISESTASTSLEQSTGVKEILATMEETDAQTRGIAEKIADVTAVAENTAQNVSAGFDTLQQNLDKMNEITDANISIIGGIKELGDKIGSVWDIVKIINDIADQTRIIAFNAELEASGAGESGRNFHIVANEVRRLASGITNSVNQIKERIAEIQHSSDTLIITSESGTEKIKEGLELSSLLKEKFNEIQKSSEVTVESAVQIKEIIYQQSAAFDQIVSTVRQISVGIENFSGATATENETAIKLKNAANRLENLHQLIVS
- a CDS encoding methyl-accepting chemotaxis protein, which produces MIFSKKAAGLGGAKRSNFEKEVLAAGMLPNLLTGLTTVLYMMVTIQLPKDRIPMVVLLGICICLVLQFLVAPFTNKLITKRLSDDLEWFGNYESTERERTTLMRQVMEIPEKVGVQVFCVFYAGVICWVILCCTFAGALQDVAVMALCSGFFGAYAGFVFAIVQTQKICSGYAAKIVGQGVSEVEIKQKHSFGTPSAKLVVFHIFGPIILVNIFFMSISWRSFVISSSFQIALLRVCIIFVMNLVFYCTLSAMLFKRMMESINFTNTILQDMNRNNLHNISHSRTDLSNEFMYNIHLINTISDILQKILKASTDISAQVIEASNELSVISKQTAATSLEQSSGIKELLSAMEESDKLAQNIFSKIGEVSLVARRTTEVIYDGFNILQQNMQKLSEINQANEVTLEGIKTLSGKISGISDIVGIINSIADQTNIIAFNAELEAASAGKSGKNFHQVSNEIRRLTNNTIQSTNEIRNKIIEIQHSSEKLLTLSLNGSKKVAAGNEIVKELYGNFTGLKESSQKANASSEEIKFIIEQQTAAFEQIVVTLRQLSAAVETFSVSTHTINTSAEHLCNISEKLQNLQPKEDIQGA
- a CDS encoding adenylate/guanylate cyclase domain-containing response regulator, which codes for MDKKIVLAETSALLTQLISSRLKDESFDVMCFDDGKDAGMYILDNNVDCILSDVRLKTISGTQLCCIVKNYFERNSVPFILFSTDSADNDFWTKHSGANHIVTLERNSVENLVLALRESFSVKPPAEENVAVEAFKRNEAAALHSARCETDLTLTVINEIERSRHYYLLLNSILGLSPFVHDTDVLVKEIFKTIRSLCTFDAIALFLNDEPLCFYHTGIDHFAVTENSFYKICEKDFQSCSGNLAGFSCRTKEISDGAEVSDGKDFNSYLHFPIDGASFIGTLHIASKRSAFFTDKESSSLEYLCRNLGFVLEEAVRFRKSHLVESRLRSAFSKFVPAEIIDDLIKADNTEKKASNEKRKVAILICDIRNFTNISEVNQPESVVDFLNGYFTRMVSIIKKHGGSIDKFIGDAIMAIFGAPVSYVDNASRAADAALEMISVLPEISLSSLELPAGVKFDVGIGVHYGEVIVGNIGCEDKIDYTVIGDSVNLASRLEGLTKQYGVKIILSEAAKENLRAGYNLMQVDTVKVKGKNQGVRIYRSDLQPLNDAYVQVYEKGLSMYMNGAFSLALSYFEEALRHSPEDKSACLMKQRCVEFMEKKPENWDGAIALTSK